From Paenibacillus sp. GP183, one genomic window encodes:
- a CDS encoding cob(I)yrinic acid a,c-diamide adenosyltransferase, which translates to MKIYTRTGDAGQTGVIGGRVDKDDIRVEAYGTVDELNCYLGQAISFMNPDTFNDLLEDLLQVQHELFDCGSDLATLKPELRPFKVTAGMVDVLEAWIDKYDAETPDITRFILPGGNQASSALHICRTVCRRAERRVVTLARTQEINPEVRRYLNRLSDLFFTVARTANFREGVADVEYLRSAEVFRHKK; encoded by the coding sequence ATGAAAATTTATACACGCACCGGAGATGCCGGTCAAACGGGTGTTATTGGCGGCAGGGTCGATAAAGATGATATTCGCGTAGAAGCCTATGGCACTGTGGATGAGTTGAACTGCTATTTGGGGCAGGCCATAAGTTTTATGAACCCGGATACGTTTAACGATCTATTGGAAGATTTGCTCCAGGTTCAGCATGAGCTGTTTGATTGCGGGTCTGATCTGGCAACGCTCAAGCCTGAGCTTCGTCCTTTTAAAGTAACGGCTGGGATGGTGGATGTGCTTGAAGCATGGATTGATAAATACGATGCGGAAACACCTGACATTACCCGGTTCATTTTACCTGGAGGCAATCAAGCATCATCGGCATTGCATATTTGCAGAACAGTGTGCAGACGTGCGGAGCGCAGAGTGGTGACCTTGGCAAGGACGCAGGAAATCAATCCGGAGGTTCGCCGGTATTTAAATCGATTGTCCGACCTATTCTTCACGGTTGCTCGTACTGCCAATTTTCGCGAAGGTGTAGCTGACGTGGAGTATCTCCGCAGTGCTGAAGTATTCAGACATAAAAAATGA
- the cobD gene encoding threonine-phosphate decarboxylase CobD, translating into MLERFGHGGDLWTAQESFGLPKEQFLDFSSNMNPLGPPPIVEELMARHWKDIVKYPDPAVRELRDKLSRKYGIPPESILVGNGAAELIDLIVRVLQPDITGLARPSFSEYEEAIRNSRGSIHNMELQAKTSFVLQKAALMEASMKSDLLFLGHPNNPTGKLIPQMLLEQLVDSGKPLILDEAFIDFTVDEKERSMLRRAAIQPDLYVIRSMTKFYSIPGIRLGFIVAHPNRIRELAKLQVQWSVNYLAQLIGAAVLDDHAFENATHEWLRTEKPWLTEQLEQLGLHVVRSDVNFLLFAFSEASGIDAKQAQKHMGAQGILIRDASLFQGLNQRYCRTAIRLRPENERLVTGLKQMIQELSADKGGGV; encoded by the coding sequence ATGCTGGAAAGATTCGGGCACGGAGGGGACTTATGGACGGCGCAAGAGTCCTTCGGGCTTCCCAAGGAACAATTTCTCGATTTTAGCTCCAATATGAATCCTCTGGGTCCTCCTCCAATCGTTGAGGAATTGATGGCTAGGCATTGGAAGGATATCGTGAAGTATCCCGATCCTGCAGTACGAGAGCTGAGAGATAAGCTTTCTCGCAAATATGGCATTCCACCCGAAAGCATTCTTGTAGGAAATGGTGCTGCCGAGCTGATTGATCTTATTGTACGGGTGCTCCAGCCTGATATTACGGGGCTGGCCAGACCCTCTTTTTCCGAGTATGAAGAAGCGATCCGTAATTCCCGAGGCAGTATCCACAATATGGAGCTGCAAGCGAAGACAAGCTTTGTGCTTCAGAAAGCGGCCTTGATGGAAGCTTCCATGAAAAGCGATCTGTTGTTCCTTGGCCATCCTAACAATCCAACCGGGAAGCTCATCCCTCAGATGCTGCTGGAACAGCTTGTCGATAGCGGGAAACCGCTCATACTGGATGAGGCCTTCATTGATTTTACTGTGGATGAAAAGGAAAGATCCATGCTGCGCCGTGCAGCCATTCAACCGGACCTTTATGTCATTCGTTCCATGACCAAATTTTACTCGATCCCGGGCATCCGTCTTGGGTTTATCGTTGCCCACCCTAACCGAATTCGTGAGCTCGCTAAGCTGCAGGTTCAGTGGAGTGTGAATTACTTGGCTCAACTGATCGGTGCTGCCGTATTGGACGACCATGCCTTCGAGAATGCGACCCATGAATGGCTTCGGACTGAAAAGCCTTGGCTGACCGAACAGCTCGAGCAGTTAGGGCTTCATGTGGTGCGAAGTGATGTGAACTTCCTGCTGTTTGCGTTTTCTGAAGCATCCGGAATTGATGCCAAACAGGCTCAAAAGCATATGGGCGCCCAAGGGATATTAATCCGCGACGCCTCCTTGTTCCAAGGATTAAATCAGCGCTATTGTCGTACAGCCATACGCCTTCGTCCCGAGAATGAACGCCTTGTAACAGGCCTCAAGCAAATGATACAGGAGCTTTCGGCGGACAAAGGGGGAGGGGTATAG
- the cobU gene encoding bifunctional adenosylcobinamide kinase/adenosylcobinamide-phosphate guanylyltransferase: MAILVTGGARSGKSTFAEQLAVQLNEKQGIYIATAQIYDEEMRERILQHQEQRHLSGFNWMTIEEPYELSEQLKQVSGTDDDAPIVLVDCLTLWLSNWLLRYEHDPDKAGKLTGKVDELLAGVSSCKGQVLLVTNEVGSGIVPEYPLGRSFRDLAGKMNQRLAALCDQVFLVTAGIPVELKSRAYRLE, encoded by the coding sequence ATGGCGATTTTGGTGACAGGCGGTGCGAGAAGCGGGAAAAGCACATTCGCCGAGCAGCTCGCTGTTCAGCTTAACGAAAAGCAGGGTATTTATATAGCCACTGCACAAATATACGATGAAGAGATGCGCGAACGCATCTTGCAGCATCAGGAACAGCGGCACCTATCCGGCTTCAACTGGATGACGATCGAAGAGCCTTATGAGCTAAGCGAGCAATTAAAGCAAGTTAGCGGGACAGATGACGATGCTCCCATAGTGCTTGTGGATTGTTTAACCTTATGGCTTTCGAATTGGCTGCTTCGTTATGAACATGATCCTGACAAGGCCGGGAAGCTCACCGGGAAAGTCGATGAATTGCTGGCAGGAGTGTCCTCCTGCAAAGGACAGGTATTGTTGGTTACCAATGAAGTGGGAAGCGGTATTGTACCGGAATACCCATTGGGACGGAGCTTCCGTGATCTCGCGGGCAAAATGAATCAAAGGCTGGCTGCATTGTGTGATCAGGTGTTTTTGGTAACAGCGGGAATTCCTGTCGAGCTGAAAAGCAGAGCATACAGACTGGAGTAA
- the cbiB gene encoding adenosylcobinamide-phosphate synthase CbiB, with amino-acid sequence MLFYSFEEIIWMLAAAIAIDWLVGDPKWPTHPVIYIGRWIRFMERKLAATGNPASQKVKGILLTLSTILLSFAVMLLIVSAAQAIQEWLGYIVSTWFISTTIAIKGLKDAAYRVYVPLSNGDIQEARTYTGYIVGRDTAELGEAELTRAVVETVSENIVDAVIAPLFYAFLGAAPLAMLYRASNTLDSMVGYKSEKYLFFGWASARWDDVLNWIPARLTGLLLIFVALLQPGLSAKRAWRAIRRFAHLHPSPNSGIPESAVAGALGIELGGLNVYGGVASERARLGWPLRERTQRDIVGTVRILYGISFAVMGGLICVLLFL; translated from the coding sequence ATGCTGTTTTATTCATTTGAAGAAATAATCTGGATGCTGGCTGCAGCTATTGCGATTGATTGGTTAGTCGGTGACCCCAAATGGCCGACCCATCCTGTTATTTACATAGGCAGATGGATTCGCTTCATGGAGCGTAAGCTGGCTGCAACCGGGAACCCTGCATCCCAAAAAGTGAAAGGCATTCTGCTGACCCTGTCCACGATATTACTCAGCTTTGCCGTCATGCTGCTCATTGTTTCCGCAGCCCAAGCCATCCAAGAGTGGCTTGGATATATCGTCTCCACCTGGTTTATTTCAACGACCATTGCGATAAAAGGCTTGAAAGACGCAGCCTACCGCGTCTATGTACCGCTAAGTAACGGCGATATCCAAGAAGCGCGCACCTATACGGGCTATATCGTAGGCCGGGATACGGCAGAGCTCGGCGAGGCAGAGCTAACCCGCGCCGTCGTGGAAACGGTATCCGAGAATATCGTCGATGCGGTGATAGCGCCGCTGTTTTATGCTTTTTTGGGTGCGGCTCCGCTGGCCATGCTGTACCGCGCTTCCAACACGCTCGATTCGATGGTGGGCTATAAGAGCGAGAAGTATTTGTTTTTCGGCTGGGCCTCAGCACGCTGGGACGACGTGCTGAACTGGATCCCCGCCCGGCTGACCGGCCTCCTTCTGATCTTCGTCGCGCTCCTGCAGCCGGGGCTTTCCGCGAAGCGCGCGTGGCGGGCCATCCGCCGCTTCGCGCATTTGCACCCCAGCCCGAACAGCGGGATCCCGGAGTCGGCGGTAGCCGGTGCGCTCGGGATTGAGCTTGGCGGGCTGAATGTGTACGGCGGCGTGGCAAGCGAACGCGCCCGCCTCGGCTGGCCGCTGCGTGAACGGACGCAGCGGGATATTGTAGGGACCGTACGCATCCTGTACGGCATCAGCTTTGCTGTGATGGGAGGCCTTATATGCGTACTGCTCTTTCTCTAG
- a CDS encoding cobyric acid synthase: protein MSERIAKTIMVQGTASDVGKSILTAALCRIFVQDGWRTAPYKSQNMSLNSYVTYDGKEIGRAQGVQADACKILATTDMNPILLKPKQDMVSQVVVHGKPYMDLDARTYRESYLPQAEQIVKDALARLRGEYDLVVLEGAGSPAEVNLKDRDIVNMRLAGWADAPVILVADIDRGGVFASIVGTLDILTDQERARVKGFIINKFRGDVSLLQPGLEWLEERTGKPVLGVIPYLPQLGIEDEDSASLDSKRKQRVYDQDAAAKSADQLDIAVIRLPRISNFTDFDPLQQEQDVHFRYITHISEWGDPDVVILPGSKNTMADLQFLQESGFADQIKLHALEEQRWVLGICAGYQMMGRTLLDPDGWESDTPQLSGLDLFPAETMFSADKRTVQVEGTSRLYTGQEEIPIEGYEIHMGRTRFLEPAAHPFRIRNGLSTEIPHEEGAVALDGKVWGTYVHGILHNDDFRRDWLNRIRSSKGLTPLPAELRFKERREAAFDRLAEHVREHLDMRQVYEMMGLNVN, encoded by the coding sequence GTGAGCGAGCGGATCGCGAAAACCATTATGGTTCAAGGTACTGCATCGGATGTAGGCAAAAGCATTCTGACCGCTGCGCTTTGCCGCATCTTTGTCCAGGACGGCTGGCGCACAGCTCCCTATAAATCACAAAATATGTCGCTTAATTCGTACGTGACTTATGATGGCAAGGAAATCGGAAGAGCCCAGGGCGTTCAGGCGGATGCTTGCAAAATTCTGGCTACCACAGATATGAATCCGATCCTCTTAAAGCCCAAGCAGGATATGGTTTCACAGGTTGTCGTGCATGGCAAGCCTTATATGGATCTCGACGCAAGAACCTATCGGGAATCTTACCTGCCTCAGGCAGAGCAGATCGTCAAGGATGCTCTTGCAAGATTGCGCGGCGAGTATGATTTGGTTGTGCTGGAGGGGGCGGGCAGCCCGGCCGAGGTCAATTTAAAAGATCGGGATATCGTCAACATGCGATTGGCCGGTTGGGCGGATGCACCTGTGATCCTTGTCGCCGATATTGATCGGGGTGGAGTGTTCGCTTCGATCGTCGGGACGCTGGACATCCTTACCGACCAAGAGAGAGCCAGAGTTAAGGGCTTCATCATCAACAAGTTTCGCGGAGATGTCAGCCTGCTGCAGCCGGGTTTGGAGTGGCTGGAGGAACGCACAGGCAAGCCCGTGCTCGGCGTCATCCCCTATCTGCCTCAGCTTGGCATCGAGGACGAGGATTCGGCTTCGCTGGATTCCAAGCGCAAGCAGCGGGTCTACGACCAAGACGCTGCAGCTAAATCTGCGGATCAGCTCGATATAGCCGTCATTCGCTTGCCGCGCATTTCGAACTTTACGGATTTTGATCCGTTGCAGCAGGAGCAGGATGTGCATTTCCGGTATATCACGCACATCTCGGAGTGGGGAGATCCGGATGTCGTCATCCTTCCCGGCAGCAAGAACACGATGGCGGATTTGCAGTTTCTGCAGGAATCCGGCTTTGCCGACCAAATCAAGCTGCACGCTCTTGAGGAGCAGCGCTGGGTATTGGGGATCTGCGCAGGCTATCAGATGATGGGTCGCACGCTGCTGGATCCGGATGGATGGGAATCGGACACGCCGCAGCTCAGCGGCCTTGATTTATTTCCCGCGGAAACCATGTTCTCCGCTGACAAACGAACGGTTCAAGTGGAAGGCACCAGCCGTCTTTACACGGGACAAGAGGAAATCCCGATTGAAGGCTATGAGATTCACATGGGCCGCACGCGATTTCTGGAGCCGGCAGCGCATCCCTTTCGGATTCGAAACGGATTATCCACGGAAATCCCGCATGAGGAAGGCGCCGTTGCTTTGGACGGTAAAGTATGGGGCACCTATGTACATGGAATTTTACATAATGATGATTTTCGCCGGGACTGGTTGAATCGAATTCGAAGCAGCAAGGGGCTGACGCCTTTGCCAGCGGAGCTGCGATTTAAAGAGCGGCGTGAAGCAGCCTTTGACAGACTGGCCGAACACGTGCGAGAGCACTTGGATATGCGGCAGGTTTATGAGATGATGGGCTTAAATGTAAACTGA
- a CDS encoding site-2 protease family protein translates to MAEKREAKKRNPLWYLGALGAFLLTQAKLIIPLLKLGKVGGAVISMFVTIGAYALIAPWSFAIGLVIMILIHEMGHVFAAKYKKLPVTAPVFIPFLGALITLKRNPRDAATEAFVAFGGPLLGTIGAAAAYLLGQGLNSELLIYMSYLGFYLNLINLLPIHPLDGGRISTAVTRWLWLVGLVGGLVIIIYLKSIIFFIIWATFAWDLYQKFVKFRKREKIMVSTTRFDFSAEHLLAQGYFIPGENHRRELSYTTYSELSGSEEGAQTIEIAWEGIGFHQRIEVPAQILIKKIEVVRVEQVQKETGLHLGIHVQIEYTPYVNDAYFDVPIATRWKFGMAYLALALFLFFMIRQVHMLPLLR, encoded by the coding sequence TTGGCCGAAAAGCGTGAAGCGAAGAAGAGGAATCCATTGTGGTATCTTGGCGCGCTGGGAGCATTTTTGCTCACTCAAGCCAAGCTCATTATTCCATTATTGAAATTAGGCAAAGTCGGCGGCGCCGTCATCAGCATGTTTGTTACGATAGGTGCTTATGCCTTGATCGCTCCATGGTCCTTTGCCATCGGATTGGTAATTATGATTTTGATTCATGAAATGGGTCATGTGTTTGCGGCAAAATATAAAAAACTGCCTGTAACGGCTCCTGTTTTTATCCCCTTCCTTGGGGCTTTAATCACTTTAAAGAGAAATCCCCGGGATGCCGCCACGGAGGCATTTGTCGCTTTCGGCGGCCCCTTACTTGGAACGATTGGCGCAGCAGCCGCCTATCTGCTCGGTCAAGGGTTAAACTCGGAGCTGCTCATTTACATGTCCTATTTAGGTTTTTATTTGAACCTGATTAATTTGCTGCCGATTCATCCGCTGGATGGAGGCAGAATTTCTACCGCTGTAACTCGCTGGCTGTGGCTGGTGGGCTTGGTAGGCGGACTAGTCATTATTATTTACTTGAAAAGCATCATTTTCTTCATCATTTGGGCGACTTTTGCCTGGGATCTGTATCAAAAATTCGTCAAATTCAGAAAACGCGAAAAGATCATGGTCTCGACCACCCGCTTTGACTTTTCGGCTGAGCATTTGCTGGCGCAGGGTTACTTTATACCTGGAGAAAATCATCGGAGAGAGCTTTCCTACACCACTTACTCGGAGCTAAGCGGCTCGGAGGAAGGGGCGCAGACTATCGAAATCGCATGGGAAGGAATCGGCTTCCACCAACGCATAGAAGTGCCAGCGCAAATTTTGATCAAAAAAATTGAGGTCGTTCGAGTTGAGCAAGTGCAAAAAGAAACTGGCCTGCATCTGGGCATTCATGTACAAATCGAGTATACCCCCTATGTAAATGACGCTTACTTTGATGTTCCGATTGCAACCCGTTGGAAATTCGGAATGGCCTATTTGGCGCTTGCGCTGTTCTTGTTTTTTATGATCAGACAGGTGCATATGCTGCCATTACTGAGATAA
- a CDS encoding arsenate reductase family protein: MSVKFYGYHKCGTCSDATKWLKAHDVKIEESIPLFETPPTAKELKKLLTDSGLEIKKFFNTSGEVYKEMGLKDKLPGMTEKQMLKLLSSNGRLIKRPIVTDGHKVTVGFKENIYEEAWGKG; this comes from the coding sequence ATGAGCGTCAAATTTTATGGATATCATAAATGCGGCACCTGCTCTGATGCGACCAAATGGCTGAAAGCCCACGATGTGAAGATCGAGGAAAGCATCCCGCTTTTTGAGACGCCGCCTACCGCGAAGGAGCTAAAAAAGTTGCTGACCGACAGTGGTCTGGAGATCAAGAAGTTTTTCAATACCTCCGGTGAGGTTTACAAGGAAATGGGGCTTAAGGATAAGCTGCCAGGAATGACAGAGAAGCAGATGCTGAAGCTGCTCTCTTCTAACGGAAGGCTGATCAAGCGTCCTATTGTTACAGATGGCCACAAGGTTACCGTTGGTTTTAAGGAAAACATATATGAGGAAGCATGGGGGAAAGGGTGA
- a CDS encoding RluA family pseudouridine synthase yields MSYYEPLIYLVPPEEDGFLLKTILQKRMGVSRKLISRVKLSEQGITVNGVRQYISVHVRAGDRVELRMEHEESEDILPQDLPLTIIHEDEQLLILAKEAGIIVHPTHGHYMNTLANGVVYHWKQSGLSYRFRPVHRLDQETSGVLAIAKTPYAHQQISEQMIAHQVRKEYLAFVWGVVETGSGTINEPIDRDPEQPHVRIVTPDGYSAVTHYEVVEQFDQGACVRIWLETGRTHQIRVHMRHLGHPLIGDKLYTLEKFAEAASLLPEDNLRRQALHAYKLGFRHPGTREHVEFTAPLPEDLIQLKDWLRFGQS; encoded by the coding sequence ATGAGCTACTATGAACCTCTTATTTATCTCGTTCCTCCTGAGGAAGACGGCTTTTTGCTGAAAACTATTTTACAAAAAAGAATGGGTGTTTCCCGCAAGCTGATTTCCCGTGTGAAGCTGTCGGAGCAAGGCATCACCGTAAACGGGGTGCGTCAATACATCAGTGTGCATGTACGGGCGGGAGATCGGGTAGAACTGCGAATGGAGCACGAGGAGTCGGAGGATATTTTGCCTCAGGATCTGCCTCTTACAATCATCCATGAAGACGAACAGCTGTTGATTCTCGCCAAAGAAGCTGGGATCATCGTGCATCCTACGCACGGGCATTACATGAACACTCTCGCAAATGGAGTGGTGTACCATTGGAAGCAGTCAGGTCTCAGTTACCGGTTTCGCCCTGTCCACCGGCTTGACCAGGAAACCTCGGGTGTCCTCGCGATTGCCAAAACACCCTATGCGCATCAACAAATCTCGGAGCAAATGATTGCCCACCAAGTGAGAAAAGAATATTTGGCCTTTGTATGGGGCGTTGTGGAAACAGGCAGCGGAACCATCAACGAGCCCATTGACCGCGATCCGGAGCAGCCGCATGTGCGCATCGTAACACCGGACGGATATTCGGCGGTTACCCATTATGAGGTCGTGGAACAATTTGACCAGGGCGCTTGTGTGCGGATATGGCTGGAGACGGGCCGGACCCATCAGATTCGCGTGCATATGAGGCACCTTGGCCACCCGCTCATCGGCGATAAGCTGTATACGTTGGAAAAATTCGCAGAGGCAGCATCTTTGTTGCCGGAAGACAATCTTCGGAGGCAGGCGCTGCATGCATATAAATTGGGTTTCCGGCATCCGGGAACACGAGAGCACGTGGAGTTCACTGCGCCGCTGCCCGAGGATCTTATACAATTGAAGGATTGGCTGCGTTTTGGCCAGTCCTGA
- the cobS gene encoding adenosylcobinamide-GDP ribazoletransferase, with the protein MRTALSLGIGYGQALVAAFQFLTRLPIPFRFEYTETICRRSVIFYPLVGAVIGLLLSFAGAGLLHIVPVLPAACLLLVLWVGLTGGLHLDGLMDTADGILSHRPREQMLEIMKDSRVGAMGVIVCVLQLLLKFALLYALLSSAKWPAASLLLAVVPIWSRWFMSVGIQGWPYARRESGMGSFYQSVGLKHVYAGLVLGMALTAAWMWAGNQIIPDIPNEWPAIQGLAWQYIAAFPLLTFCCGYGIAAYLAHKLGGLTGDTYGALNELLETVLLLAVILLFH; encoded by the coding sequence ATGCGTACTGCTCTTTCTCTAGGGATCGGTTATGGACAAGCGCTCGTGGCGGCTTTTCAATTTCTTACACGATTGCCGATCCCGTTTAGGTTTGAATACACGGAGACCATCTGCCGACGCAGCGTAATTTTTTATCCGTTGGTTGGCGCCGTCATCGGTCTCTTGCTCAGCTTTGCTGGCGCAGGATTGCTGCACATTGTCCCCGTTCTCCCGGCGGCCTGCTTACTCCTGGTATTATGGGTCGGTCTTACGGGCGGGCTCCATCTGGACGGCTTGATGGATACCGCAGATGGAATACTCAGCCACCGGCCTCGGGAGCAAATGCTGGAGATCATGAAAGACAGCCGTGTTGGCGCAATGGGTGTGATCGTCTGTGTGCTTCAACTGCTGTTGAAGTTTGCTCTGCTCTATGCGCTGCTTTCTTCCGCCAAATGGCCTGCAGCTAGCCTATTGCTGGCAGTCGTACCCATCTGGAGCCGCTGGTTTATGTCGGTCGGCATTCAAGGCTGGCCGTATGCGAGACGTGAATCAGGGATGGGCAGTTTTTATCAAAGTGTGGGGCTAAAGCACGTTTATGCGGGATTAGTATTGGGAATGGCGCTGACAGCTGCATGGATGTGGGCTGGCAACCAGATCATACCGGATATACCTAATGAATGGCCAGCCATACAAGGGCTTGCTTGGCAGTACATTGCTGCTTTTCCGCTGCTGACCTTCTGCTGCGGCTATGGCATCGCGGCCTATTTGGCGCATAAGCTTGGTGGACTTACCGGCGATACTTATGGAGCGCTTAATGAGTTGTTGGAAACAGTACTGCTTTTAGCTGTAATTTTGCTTTTCCATTGA
- the cobT gene encoding nicotinate-nucleotide--dimethylbenzimidazole phosphoribosyltransferase, with protein MKIVETFIERIQPLDARQIELASRRLDSLTKPPGSLGKLEDIARQLAGITGETIPSFEKKAVIVMAGDHGVCAEGVSAFPAEVTPQMVLNFLSGGAAVNVLARHAGAQVVCVDIGVNADLEHPELVSRKIKRGTNNIALEAAMTREEAAQAIAVGAQITEELYAKGYRLFATGEMGIGNTTASASILCALTELDVDAAVGSGTGIDEAKRIHKQSVVRRALEVNAPDANDALDVLSKVGGLEIAGLVGVILAAAANRCPVVIDGYISSAAALIAARLAPLSVPYMLGSHLSQERGHHKMLEAIGLGSMLQMDMRLGEGTGAVLSFSLIDAAGHIMREMATFESAGVSRS; from the coding sequence ATGAAAATAGTGGAAACATTCATAGAACGAATTCAGCCGCTGGATGCCCGGCAAATAGAGCTGGCCAGCCGTCGATTGGACTCGCTGACAAAGCCGCCCGGCAGCTTGGGGAAGCTTGAAGATATCGCGCGCCAGCTGGCAGGGATAACGGGTGAAACGATCCCTTCATTCGAGAAGAAAGCCGTCATCGTCATGGCGGGAGATCATGGTGTTTGCGCGGAGGGCGTCAGCGCTTTTCCAGCTGAGGTCACACCGCAAATGGTGCTGAATTTCCTCAGCGGCGGCGCAGCGGTGAATGTGCTGGCGCGGCATGCCGGAGCGCAGGTTGTATGTGTCGATATCGGGGTGAACGCCGATTTGGAGCATCCTGAGTTGGTTTCACGCAAAATCAAACGCGGAACGAACAATATAGCCCTTGAGGCAGCTATGACGCGAGAGGAAGCCGCCCAGGCCATTGCGGTGGGGGCACAGATCACGGAGGAGCTTTATGCTAAAGGCTATCGCCTCTTTGCCACAGGCGAGATGGGGATTGGCAATACGACAGCGAGCGCTTCGATTCTATGCGCATTGACAGAGTTGGATGTAGATGCGGCCGTAGGCAGCGGAACAGGCATAGATGAGGCCAAACGAATCCATAAGCAGTCGGTCGTACGCCGAGCTCTTGAGGTAAATGCTCCCGACGCTAATGATGCGCTGGATGTACTCTCCAAGGTCGGAGGACTCGAGATTGCCGGCCTGGTGGGCGTTATTCTTGCAGCAGCTGCTAATCGCTGTCCGGTGGTTATTGATGGTTATATCTCTTCAGCGGCAGCCTTGATTGCAGCAAGACTGGCTCCGCTCAGCGTTCCATATATGCTTGGCTCTCATTTGTCCCAAGAGCGGGGACACCATAAAATGCTGGAAGCGATTGGGCTTGGCAGCATGCTCCAGATGGATATGCGATTGGGTGAAGGCACCGGCGCTGTGCTTAGTTTTTCCCTGATTGACGCCGCAGGCCATATCATGAGGGAAATGGCAACTTTTGAAAGCGCAGGGGTTTCTCGATCTTAA
- a CDS encoding aminotransferase class I/II-fold pyridoxal phosphate-dependent enzyme, with the protein MKITGSKRLSQLGSAIFSEVAAWKREVINQGVDVIDLGIGSPDLPPSDAILKAMVEAVSDTSLYGYPSSEGSLEFRQTAAHWYHHRFGVELNPVKEILTLMGSQDGLAHLAMALCDPGDVVIVPDPGYPIYEASLVLAGVESYKVPLRSENNYLPNLLEIPKETLARAKFMLLNYPSNPLSAVADRAFFEEWVAFAKEHQLLLVHDLAYSEMAFDGYRPLSLLEVNGAKDVAVEFHSLSKSFSMAGCRIAFLVGNSEVVGALQKLKSNIDYGVFQAIQRAGIAAMEEDMHNDHTVAIVYERRRNAFIAALHDAGWEIAPPKATMFIWARIPEGWTSRQISREILYNAGVVIIPGDAFGAEGEGYVRIAMVQEEARLLEAAKRIGAFLS; encoded by the coding sequence ATGAAAATAACAGGCTCAAAAAGATTGTCACAGCTGGGCTCAGCCATTTTTTCGGAGGTAGCTGCATGGAAGCGTGAGGTCATAAATCAAGGGGTAGATGTCATAGATTTAGGTATTGGCAGTCCGGACCTTCCTCCTTCCGATGCGATCTTGAAAGCTATGGTTGAAGCGGTATCGGATACCAGCTTGTACGGATATCCGAGCTCCGAAGGAAGCTTGGAATTTCGCCAAACGGCAGCACATTGGTATCATCATCGATTTGGAGTAGAGCTTAACCCCGTTAAGGAAATTTTGACTCTTATGGGTTCCCAGGATGGCCTTGCTCATTTGGCGATGGCTTTGTGCGATCCTGGAGATGTGGTCATTGTGCCTGACCCCGGGTATCCCATTTATGAAGCCAGCCTTGTTCTGGCAGGTGTGGAATCTTACAAAGTGCCTCTGCGATCAGAAAATAACTATTTGCCCAACCTCCTGGAGATCCCTAAAGAAACATTGGCCAGAGCCAAATTTATGCTGCTTAATTATCCGAGCAATCCTCTTTCTGCAGTAGCTGATCGTGCATTTTTTGAAGAATGGGTCGCTTTTGCCAAAGAACATCAGCTTTTGCTGGTCCATGATTTGGCTTATTCGGAAATGGCGTTCGATGGGTATAGGCCCCTTAGCTTGTTAGAGGTTAATGGGGCTAAGGATGTGGCGGTAGAATTTCATTCTTTGTCGAAAAGCTTTAGCATGGCGGGCTGCCGGATTGCTTTCCTAGTTGGGAATTCCGAGGTAGTGGGAGCACTTCAAAAATTAAAATCCAATATTGATTACGGCGTATTTCAAGCTATACAAAGGGCAGGAATTGCTGCTATGGAAGAAGATATGCATAACGATCATACAGTTGCAATTGTTTATGAACGGAGACGAAATGCTTTTATAGCAGCTTTGCATGATGCGGGATGGGAGATAGCACCGCCTAAAGCAACCATGTTCATATGGGCACGTATTCCTGAGGGCTGGACGTCTCGACAAATTTCCCGGGAAATACTTTACAACGCGGGTGTTGTCATAATTCCGGGAGATGCTTTTGGAGCCGAGGGAGAAGGCTATGTTCGTATAGCCATGGTGCAGGAGGAAGCTAGACTGTTAGAAGCAGCCAAGCGGATTGGAGCTTTTCTCAGTTGA